The following are encoded together in the Terriglobales bacterium genome:
- a CDS encoding ABC transporter permease: MLQHLKFAARLLRKNPGFTLIAATTLALGIGATTAVFTLVDAVLLRPLAYRNPSQLLSISADEPVVGGANIGFNPLELDDLRERAGIFDQVSAVWPVSANLTGGDHPERIELVAGSPSYFSILGVAPQLGRVFGPEDEALGFAEACVISDAAWHRLFGGDPSVLGHRIYLDGDAYTIVGVMPPSFRHPGRTRATDVDVWGTAGYKADPFPHPPRRDLRLIPGAIARLKPGITLAQAQMRLNTLVSQLRQEYPANYPAASGWTMNLTSLDEVVVGKTRSLLWILLAAVAAILLIGCINVANLLLSRASAREREIAVRLALGARRRDLIVQLLTEAFVLSSIATIAGVVIGWAMLRAMMIIAASKLPRIHEVALNTHVLAFVIALALLTSILFGLAPALQSSSPELTSSLSGSARGGSSSRRQNRMREGLVIAEIGMSLMLLAGAGLLARTLWRLINIDAGFDPEHVETARVWLPVPNHPELDPYRNPERRNAFNRELLRRLDSIPGVEEAGLTGSLPLTADQFIAKVGIEGRTSDPRSAPDLPLVVVSPSYFRVLKTPLLSGRIFTESDDLKSTDVAVVDHAAVVQLWPHDDPIGHRVGFLGTPKPRWFTIVGVVADVKQAGLDSMPSPHFYFSLYQAGARSLGVVARVNTAGGGDEETVMASVGDQIRHEVQAADKDLPVFGIQPMSNLVSASLTARRFSAELIGAFSMLALVLAAIGVYGVIAYWVAQRTRELGIRMALGAQPNDVLKLVLGRGARLAGIGVGIGLLAALAVGPLLRSQLYGISAFDPLVFACMPIVLLGVALAAGYVPAMRAMRVNPIVALRED, encoded by the coding sequence GTGCTCCAACACCTGAAGTTTGCCGCACGTCTGCTTCGCAAAAACCCCGGCTTCACCCTCATCGCAGCGACCACTTTGGCACTCGGTATCGGGGCGACAACCGCCGTTTTCACTTTGGTGGACGCGGTTCTCCTTCGACCCCTCGCATACCGCAATCCATCCCAACTGCTTTCCATCTCAGCGGACGAGCCTGTTGTTGGGGGCGCGAACATCGGCTTCAATCCGCTCGAACTCGACGATCTGCGCGAACGTGCCGGCATCTTCGATCAAGTCTCGGCAGTCTGGCCAGTGAGCGCGAACCTCACTGGCGGGGATCATCCGGAGCGGATCGAGCTGGTTGCCGGAAGCCCAAGCTATTTCTCGATCCTCGGCGTTGCGCCCCAGCTCGGACGTGTTTTTGGTCCCGAAGATGAGGCCCTTGGCTTTGCCGAAGCGTGCGTGATCAGCGACGCCGCATGGCACAGGCTCTTCGGCGGAGATCCAAGCGTGTTGGGCCACCGGATCTACCTCGATGGCGACGCCTACACCATCGTCGGCGTAATGCCGCCGAGCTTCCGCCATCCTGGCAGGACCCGTGCCACCGATGTGGATGTCTGGGGTACTGCAGGATACAAGGCCGATCCATTCCCCCATCCGCCACGCCGCGACCTGCGCCTCATTCCTGGAGCCATCGCCAGGCTCAAACCGGGAATCACGCTTGCTCAGGCTCAGATGCGGCTCAATACCCTGGTTTCGCAGCTTCGCCAGGAGTACCCGGCGAATTATCCGGCTGCGTCGGGCTGGACCATGAACCTAACCTCGCTGGACGAGGTTGTTGTTGGCAAGACTCGCTCTCTTCTGTGGATTCTCCTCGCCGCCGTCGCAGCCATTCTGCTCATCGGCTGCATCAATGTTGCGAACCTCCTGCTCTCGCGGGCCTCAGCACGCGAACGCGAAATTGCAGTACGTCTGGCCCTGGGAGCTCGGCGCCGTGATCTGATCGTTCAGCTCCTTACTGAAGCGTTCGTTCTCTCGAGCATTGCGACCATCGCTGGTGTGGTGATCGGCTGGGCAATGTTGCGCGCCATGATGATCATTGCAGCGTCTAAACTGCCTCGAATTCACGAAGTCGCGCTCAACACTCATGTGCTGGCATTCGTAATCGCCCTTGCACTGCTGACCTCGATTCTGTTTGGGCTGGCCCCGGCGCTCCAGAGTTCTTCGCCGGAGCTGACAAGCAGCCTGAGTGGAAGTGCGCGCGGAGGCAGCAGCAGTCGCCGCCAGAATCGCATGCGCGAAGGTTTAGTAATCGCAGAAATTGGGATGTCTCTCATGCTCCTGGCGGGGGCCGGCTTACTAGCGCGAACACTGTGGCGATTGATCAACATCGACGCAGGATTCGATCCGGAGCACGTGGAAACCGCTCGCGTATGGCTGCCGGTTCCGAATCATCCCGAACTCGATCCCTATCGCAATCCTGAAAGACGCAACGCTTTCAACCGCGAGTTGCTCCGTCGGCTTGATAGCATTCCAGGGGTGGAAGAGGCCGGTCTTACCGGATCGCTTCCGCTCACGGCCGATCAGTTCATTGCCAAAGTGGGAATCGAAGGACGGACAAGCGATCCGCGCAGCGCACCGGACCTGCCGCTGGTCGTAGTGAGTCCCAGCTACTTTCGAGTACTGAAAACGCCGCTGCTGAGCGGGCGCATATTCACGGAGAGCGATGATCTGAAGAGTACAGACGTCGCAGTGGTCGACCACGCTGCCGTCGTGCAACTGTGGCCTCACGACGATCCGATCGGGCATCGCGTTGGATTTCTCGGCACGCCAAAACCACGTTGGTTCACAATCGTGGGTGTAGTTGCGGATGTTAAGCAAGCCGGTCTTGATTCAATGCCCAGTCCACACTTCTATTTCTCGCTGTATCAGGCCGGAGCTCGATCTCTGGGTGTGGTTGCGCGTGTGAACACAGCCGGAGGCGGAGACGAGGAAACTGTAATGGCATCCGTCGGCGACCAGATCAGGCACGAGGTACAGGCGGCAGACAAAGATCTTCCCGTTTTCGGAATTCAGCCGATGTCGAATCTCGTGAGCGCCTCACTTACGGCTCGCAGATTCTCTGCCGAACTGATCGGAGCATTCTCCATGCTAGCGCTCGTTCTGGCTGCCATTGGCGTCTATGGCGTGATCGCGTACTGGGTAGCGCAGCGAACTCGTGAGTTGGGAATTCGCATGGCGCTCGGCGCCCAGCCCAACGATGTTCTAAAGCTAGTGCTGGGACGCGGCGCCCGGCTCGCTGGGATCGGAGTGGGAATCGGTTTGCTAGCCGCATTAGCTGTAGGGCCGCTGCTGCGCTCGCAGCTCTACGGCATTTCTGCCTTTGATCCGCTCGTGTTTGCGTGTATGCCCATCGTTCTCCTGGGCGTGGCACTCGCGGCCGGATATGTGCCGGCAATGCGGGCGATGCGAGTGAATCCTATTGTGGCACTGCGGGAAGATTGA
- a CDS encoding M20/M25/M40 family metallo-hydrolase, producing MKLTRLFIFLSILLIASAVLQAQNLNPTETKIVQAIDADKQQPIDLLRQLVDINSGTKNLEGVRAVGKVLMPQFEALGFKVRWVPMDEVQRAGTLVAEHPCPNPGKCGKRALLIGHMDTVFEKESPFQHFTMLGASGDPDTAGGGDSEKKIGNWASGPGTDDMKGGLVVMISALKALNTSGVLDDADIKIVLSGDEEAAGHPLEIARRDMIEAAKNSDAGLEFENTARRDGVYYGSTSRRGSMTWRVTATGETGHSAGVFGPNMGYGAIYELTRILDAFRNQLREDYLTYNVGLILGGTTAQTNPQETGGQATGKPNIVAPTAVAIGDLRALSVDQVQRVQEKMRGIVDQHLAKTDAKIEFYEAYPPQAPTEGNRALLKLLNQVNHSLGQPDMPELDPMKRGAGDSAFIAQYIPTLAGVGSSGSGDHSAAEKIDLTSIPVNTKRAAVLIYRLSQLRTEGKLVDLVN from the coding sequence GTGAAACTCACTCGTCTCTTCATATTTCTTTCAATTCTTCTAATCGCAAGCGCCGTCCTTCAAGCTCAAAACCTAAACCCAACCGAAACGAAGATCGTCCAGGCAATCGACGCAGATAAGCAGCAGCCCATCGATCTGCTGCGCCAACTAGTCGACATCAACAGCGGGACCAAAAACCTCGAGGGTGTGCGGGCTGTCGGCAAGGTCCTCATGCCTCAGTTTGAGGCTTTGGGATTCAAGGTGCGCTGGGTTCCGATGGACGAGGTGCAGCGTGCAGGCACATTGGTTGCCGAGCATCCGTGTCCCAATCCGGGAAAATGCGGTAAACGCGCGCTCCTTATTGGACACATGGACACGGTTTTTGAGAAGGAGAGCCCGTTCCAGCACTTCACGATGCTTGGGGCGAGCGGCGATCCTGACACCGCAGGCGGCGGAGATTCCGAGAAGAAGATCGGCAATTGGGCATCTGGACCTGGTACGGACGACATGAAGGGCGGCCTTGTAGTGATGATCAGCGCGCTGAAAGCGCTTAACACTTCAGGAGTGCTCGATGATGCCGACATCAAGATCGTGCTTAGCGGGGATGAAGAAGCCGCCGGGCATCCCCTAGAAATCGCCCGTCGCGACATGATCGAGGCGGCAAAGAACAGCGATGCCGGGCTGGAGTTCGAGAACACCGCACGTCGGGACGGCGTGTATTACGGTAGCACCAGCCGCCGCGGCAGTATGACTTGGCGCGTGACCGCCACTGGGGAAACCGGGCACTCGGCAGGCGTCTTCGGTCCCAATATGGGATACGGCGCCATCTATGAACTCACGCGCATCCTCGACGCTTTCCGTAACCAACTCCGCGAAGACTACCTGACTTACAACGTGGGGCTCATTTTGGGTGGGACTACTGCGCAGACCAACCCGCAGGAGACTGGCGGCCAGGCAACGGGCAAGCCGAATATCGTAGCGCCAACCGCGGTTGCGATCGGCGACCTGCGTGCGCTCTCCGTCGACCAGGTGCAGCGCGTGCAGGAGAAGATGCGCGGCATCGTTGACCAGCATCTGGCAAAGACCGACGCGAAGATCGAGTTCTACGAGGCGTATCCACCGCAGGCTCCGACGGAAGGGAACCGGGCACTGCTCAAATTGCTGAATCAGGTGAACCACTCGCTAGGTCAGCCCGATATGCCTGAGCTGGATCCGATGAAGCGTGGTGCCGGCGACAGCGCGTTCATTGCGCAATATATCCCAACGCTCGCGGGCGTTGGATCGTCGGGTTCGGGTGATCATTCAGCTGCGGAGAAGATTGATTTGACGTCAATTCCGGTTAATACGAAACGTGCCGCGGTTTTGATTTATCGGCTGTCGCAATTGCGGACAGAGGGTAAGTTGGTGGATTTGGTGAACTGA
- a CDS encoding helix-turn-helix domain-containing GNAT family N-acetyltransferase: MPSTVSDERVQAVRQFSRFYTKRIGVLHERLLGSEYSLTEVRVLFELAHRERCTASEICDDLGLDPGYLSRILRHFANQKLIVRERSRDDARHYGVQLTPKGRALFASLDQQSSAQVSEILGNLPEVRQKEFINALREAEKALTGDSQAPPKLVLRTHRPGDMGWVVHRHGVLYAQEYGWDDTFEALVAEIAAQFVKNFDSKRERCWIAELNGEPVGSVFLVKHTDQIAKLRLLLVEPAARGHGIGRRLVEECVQFARDCGYSKIVLWTQSILTAARKIYEHADFRLVKSEPNRAFGAELVAETWELDLTR, translated from the coding sequence ATGCCGAGCACAGTCTCTGACGAACGGGTACAGGCGGTGCGTCAATTCAGCCGCTTTTATACGAAGCGCATCGGTGTACTCCACGAAAGACTGCTTGGGAGCGAGTATTCGCTGACGGAAGTGCGTGTTTTGTTCGAGTTGGCGCATCGCGAGCGCTGCACCGCGAGTGAAATTTGCGACGATTTGGGGCTGGATCCGGGCTATTTGAGCCGCATTTTGCGGCACTTTGCGAACCAAAAACTCATCGTCCGGGAGCGTTCGCGCGACGATGCAAGGCACTATGGCGTGCAATTAACGCCCAAAGGACGCGCATTATTCGCTTCACTGGACCAGCAATCGAGCGCTCAAGTCTCCGAAATCCTCGGCAATCTGCCCGAAGTGCGCCAAAAAGAGTTCATAAATGCGCTTCGGGAGGCCGAAAAAGCGCTTACCGGAGACTCGCAAGCGCCTCCAAAGCTCGTTTTGCGCACGCATCGACCCGGGGATATGGGCTGGGTGGTCCACCGCCATGGCGTTTTGTACGCGCAGGAATACGGTTGGGACGACACTTTTGAGGCTTTAGTCGCCGAAATTGCGGCGCAATTTGTCAAGAATTTCGATTCAAAACGCGAGCGTTGCTGGATTGCGGAGCTAAATGGAGAGCCTGTGGGCTCGGTTTTTCTCGTTAAGCACACCGACCAGATCGCGAAATTGCGCCTTTTGCTAGTGGAACCAGCGGCACGTGGACACGGAATTGGCCGTCGTTTGGTCGAAGAATGCGTCCAATTTGCGCGCGATTGCGGCTATTCCAAGATCGTTTTGTGGACGCAAAGCATCCTTACTGCGGCTCGAAAGATCTATGAGCACGCGGATTTCAGGCTCGTAAAGTCAGAACCAAATCGCGCGTTCGGGGCTGAGTTGGTCGCTGAAACCTGGGAGCTGGATTTGACTCGCTAG
- a CDS encoding undecaprenyl-diphosphate phosphatase, giving the protein MPVYQAVVLAVVQAFGEFLPISSSAHLILTRWFFGWSELDPAMDLTFDVALHAGTLLAVLIYFLPTWINLIVAGFGGQPRMSASSAGLGNVDDVESGRDRMLLWWIVLGTVPGAIAGKLLDKYAEFKFRENYLLIGSMLVIVGVLMWLAEKFSGQRRTITGINAIDAILIGVAQAFALIPGVSRSGSTITAGLARSLNREAAARFSFLLLAPITAGAVVLKAHAVMKAGGLPPGMTTPFVIGISVSFILGMAVIAFFLRFLRTHSLNLFVVYRVLLGLIVIALALKHFHAG; this is encoded by the coding sequence TTGCCCGTTTACCAGGCTGTTGTGCTCGCAGTCGTACAGGCATTCGGAGAATTCTTACCTATTTCGAGTTCGGCGCACCTGATTCTTACTCGCTGGTTCTTTGGCTGGAGCGAGCTTGATCCCGCAATGGATCTCACGTTTGACGTGGCCCTGCACGCCGGAACATTGCTGGCTGTACTGATTTATTTCCTCCCCACCTGGATCAACCTGATCGTTGCGGGCTTTGGTGGACAGCCGCGCATGTCTGCGAGTAGCGCAGGCCTTGGCAACGTCGACGACGTCGAAAGCGGCCGCGACCGCATGCTGCTCTGGTGGATAGTTCTGGGAACAGTGCCCGGTGCCATCGCTGGCAAGTTGCTCGATAAATATGCTGAATTCAAGTTCCGCGAGAACTACCTGCTGATCGGATCGATGCTGGTGATCGTCGGCGTGCTCATGTGGCTAGCCGAGAAATTCAGTGGGCAGCGCCGGACGATTACCGGAATCAACGCAATCGACGCAATCCTGATCGGTGTTGCCCAGGCCTTTGCCCTCATTCCCGGCGTATCGCGCTCGGGATCTACGATCACCGCCGGACTCGCACGCAGTTTGAACCGCGAAGCTGCTGCGCGGTTCAGCTTCCTGCTGCTCGCTCCCATCACCGCCGGCGCCGTGGTGCTTAAGGCCCATGCAGTGATGAAGGCCGGTGGGCTGCCTCCTGGCATGACCACGCCCTTTGTGATCGGTATCTCTGTCTCCTTCATTTTGGGAATGGCGGTGATTGCCTTCTTTCTTCGTTTCCTCCGCACGCACTCTCTCAATCTGTTCGTCGTCTATCGCGTACTGCTCGGATTGATTGTGATCGCGTTGGCGTTGAAGCATTTCCACGCAGGATAA
- a CDS encoding FAD-binding oxidoreductase: MQTADVVIIGGGIVGSSIAYHLTEAGCRNVLVLEREAHQGKGSTGKSMGGVRAQFTTPVNIQMSLYSIPFYAAFEERLRHPSGYCPQGYLFVATRPSHLEYLQTSQRLQKSLGLKDVRMLTKTEIIEVVPQLRSDDILGGSFCPSDGFVDPYSAMTGFIKRAVDNGATVWKSAEVRGVLKGRGRVSGVSTTRGEVHAPVVVNAAGPWAAEIAAMAGVELPVKPLRRMLIPTEPFDEVSHEIPMVIDMTNGFHFRPESRGFLLAWNDPEETSGYKFDFEPEFIEKVLTRAADRVPCFENLAVNPKRAWAGLYEMSPDHHGVIGEFEELRGFYAANGFSGHGVMHAPATGKIVADLITSEKTTVVDDVTVLSPARFKSGRLLHETALL, from the coding sequence GTGCAAACGGCAGATGTTGTCATCATCGGGGGCGGGATTGTCGGTTCCAGCATCGCCTATCACCTCACCGAGGCCGGATGCCGCAACGTGCTTGTCCTCGAGCGCGAGGCGCATCAAGGCAAGGGGTCGACGGGGAAAAGCATGGGCGGTGTGCGCGCCCAATTCACAACTCCGGTGAACATCCAGATGTCGCTGTACTCAATTCCCTTCTATGCAGCCTTCGAAGAGCGCCTTCGCCACCCATCTGGATACTGTCCCCAAGGCTACCTCTTCGTCGCGACGAGGCCCTCGCATCTCGAATATCTCCAGACCAGTCAGCGGCTACAGAAGTCACTTGGGCTCAAAGACGTTCGCATGCTGACGAAGACCGAGATCATTGAGGTGGTTCCGCAGCTCCGCTCGGACGACATTCTCGGTGGAAGCTTTTGCCCCAGCGACGGCTTCGTCGATCCCTATAGCGCGATGACTGGCTTCATAAAAAGAGCCGTAGACAATGGCGCGACAGTTTGGAAATCGGCAGAAGTTAGAGGCGTTCTGAAAGGCAGAGGCCGCGTCTCAGGAGTGTCGACTACACGCGGAGAAGTGCACGCACCTGTCGTCGTAAATGCCGCTGGACCGTGGGCAGCCGAGATCGCTGCAATGGCTGGAGTCGAACTCCCGGTCAAACCGCTGCGTCGCATGCTGATCCCGACCGAACCGTTCGACGAGGTCTCGCATGAGATCCCAATGGTGATCGATATGACGAACGGCTTTCATTTCCGCCCAGAGAGTCGCGGATTTCTGCTCGCATGGAACGATCCGGAAGAAACTTCCGGATACAAGTTCGACTTTGAGCCGGAGTTTATCGAGAAAGTCCTGACACGGGCCGCCGACCGTGTTCCCTGTTTCGAGAATCTGGCCGTCAACCCAAAGCGCGCCTGGGCGGGACTGTACGAGATGTCGCCGGACCATCACGGCGTCATCGGTGAATTTGAAGAACTACGTGGCTTCTACGCGGCGAATGGTTTTAGCGGGCACGGAGTGATGCACGCGCCAGCAACGGGAAAGATCGTCGCCGATTTGATTACATCAGAAAAGACAACAGTTGTGGACGACGTGACCGTTCTCAGCCCGGCACGGTTCAAAAGTGGCAGATTGCTCCACGAGACAGCGCTGCTCTGA
- a CDS encoding DNA translocase FtsK gives MNALLRPFTPTKNRRFNELIGFSMIAAALLLFLALASYSPLDPSLNTASVAEGGPTHNWIGRVGAVIADLSLQALGIAVFAIPVMLGILGLRWFRSRHIHSPIEKLLGALTLLLFIPAFMGLLPGHLRWMHAIAIEGLSGKLLADFLIHYFNLPGAYIVALSVIAAALYLCTTFSFTELHFWLQTRFTFVRAAWQRLQDWRAERAKAKAQKELEKRKANRPMVTSQLLPAKKASPVAQASNVYQQSSPVRTGLEKMAESYSAPETECESELDEPIVEDRLIEVGARADAGTKRKTVLPKTHGTYQLPPSAMLKRPDEQYAVNEAELKEQAQILVEKCAEFDVHGTITHINPGPVVTTFEMKPEAGIKYSRITGLSEDLCLAMKAESILIERMPGKSTVGIQVPNAERETIYLREVVESPSFADARSRLTLALGKDINGRIITADLATMPHLLIAGSTGSGKSVAINAMIMSLLYKATPDQVRLILVDPKRVELGNYDGVPHLYTPIITEPKLAAVALRNAVREMERRLKLLAEKSVRNIDQYNKLFSEDTPSLFEEDSDHKPLPYIVIVLDELADLMMLDGKNVEESITRLAQMARAVGIHLILATQRPSVDVITGLIKANVPSRMSFRVATKVDSRTILDANGSESLLGRGDMLFLAPGSARVQRVHAPLVTEKEIAQVVEFWRSQGEAEYEKKFLEAPKEEGNSVEGGRGEGDDDHDELFEDAVRLVLDFGKASTSLLQRRLRIGYGRAAHLIDLMEREGIVGAADGPKPREVLKRPDWIDEVEQAMR, from the coding sequence ATGAACGCTTTACTTCGGCCATTTACGCCGACTAAGAACCGTCGTTTCAACGAGTTGATTGGCTTCTCGATGATCGCGGCGGCGCTTCTGCTCTTTCTTGCGTTAGCGTCCTACTCACCCCTTGATCCATCTCTGAACACCGCTTCTGTCGCCGAAGGCGGCCCAACGCACAACTGGATTGGCCGCGTTGGTGCGGTCATCGCCGACTTATCCCTGCAAGCACTAGGGATTGCGGTCTTCGCCATTCCCGTGATGCTGGGCATACTCGGACTCCGCTGGTTTCGCTCGCGACACATCCATTCACCGATCGAGAAGTTACTAGGAGCATTGACCCTCTTACTCTTCATTCCGGCCTTCATGGGATTGCTCCCCGGGCATCTTCGCTGGATGCATGCGATAGCGATTGAGGGCCTGTCTGGAAAGCTTCTCGCCGATTTCCTCATCCATTACTTCAATCTGCCTGGCGCTTACATCGTAGCTCTCAGCGTGATCGCCGCTGCACTGTATCTGTGCACCACGTTCTCCTTCACGGAACTTCATTTCTGGCTGCAGACACGTTTCACGTTTGTGAGAGCTGCATGGCAACGTCTACAGGATTGGCGCGCCGAACGTGCCAAAGCAAAAGCTCAGAAGGAGCTGGAGAAACGCAAGGCAAACCGGCCGATGGTCACCAGCCAATTGCTTCCTGCCAAGAAAGCGTCGCCGGTCGCGCAAGCTTCGAATGTATACCAGCAAAGCAGTCCGGTTAGAACGGGCTTAGAAAAGATGGCTGAGTCGTATTCCGCTCCCGAAACGGAGTGCGAGTCAGAGCTTGACGAACCTATCGTTGAAGATCGGTTAATTGAAGTTGGAGCGCGCGCAGATGCCGGCACAAAACGTAAGACTGTGCTGCCGAAGACTCATGGCACCTACCAGCTTCCGCCCAGCGCGATGTTGAAACGGCCGGATGAGCAGTATGCCGTCAACGAAGCCGAGCTCAAAGAGCAAGCGCAGATTCTCGTGGAGAAGTGCGCGGAGTTCGACGTTCACGGGACCATTACTCACATTAATCCTGGTCCGGTGGTGACGACGTTTGAGATGAAGCCCGAGGCCGGCATCAAGTACAGCCGCATCACCGGGCTCTCTGAAGATCTGTGCTTGGCGATGAAGGCAGAGAGCATCCTGATCGAACGTATGCCGGGCAAGAGCACCGTCGGTATCCAGGTGCCGAATGCAGAACGCGAGACCATTTATCTACGTGAAGTCGTAGAGTCGCCAAGCTTCGCCGACGCGCGTTCGCGACTGACGCTCGCTCTGGGCAAGGACATCAATGGACGCATCATCACCGCCGATCTTGCGACCATGCCGCACTTGCTGATCGCTGGATCCACTGGTTCAGGCAAGTCGGTAGCGATCAACGCGATGATCATGTCTCTGCTGTACAAAGCAACACCCGATCAGGTGCGCTTGATTCTGGTAGATCCCAAACGCGTTGAACTCGGAAATTACGACGGGGTGCCGCATCTTTATACCCCGATCATTACCGAGCCCAAGCTCGCTGCCGTTGCGCTGCGAAATGCCGTGCGGGAGATGGAGCGCCGTCTAAAGCTGCTAGCCGAGAAGAGTGTTCGTAATATCGATCAGTACAACAAGCTATTCAGCGAAGACACGCCAAGCCTGTTCGAAGAGGACAGCGATCATAAGCCGCTTCCCTACATCGTAATCGTCCTGGATGAACTCGCCGACCTCATGATGCTCGACGGCAAGAACGTTGAAGAGTCGATCACGCGATTGGCGCAGATGGCACGCGCAGTCGGTATCCATCTCATCCTTGCGACCCAGCGTCCGTCGGTCGATGTAATTACCGGTCTCATCAAAGCCAACGTGCCCAGCCGCATGTCGTTCCGCGTCGCCACCAAAGTTGATTCGCGCACGATTCTCGACGCGAATGGCTCGGAATCATTGCTCGGACGCGGCGACATGCTCTTCCTCGCTCCCGGTTCTGCTCGCGTTCAACGCGTTCACGCTCCGTTGGTGACCGAGAAAGAAATCGCACAGGTCGTCGAGTTCTGGCGCTCGCAAGGTGAGGCAGAATACGAGAAGAAGTTCCTCGAAGCTCCGAAAGAGGAAGGCAACAGTGTCGAAGGCGGAAGGGGCGAAGGCGACGACGATCACGACGAGCTGTTCGAAGATGCTGTCCGACTCGTGCTCGACTTTGGCAAGGCCTCCACTTCACTGCTGCAGCGCCGTCTGCGCATCGGCTATGGCCGCGCTGCGCACCTGATCGACCTCATGGAGCGGGAGGGTATCGTGGGTGCCGCCGATGGCCCCAAACCTCGTGAAGTCCTAAAGCGGCCAGACTGGATCGACGAAGTCGAGCAGGCGATGCGCTAG
- a CDS encoding LeuA family protein, whose translation MALKHSDLIYDWNNVPGAAFKPAGRVMLTDESLRDGLQSPSVKDPTIDEKLRILHLMEKLGINHLDMGLPGAGARAYADVERLAREIRDAKLKIRGNCAARTHENDIRPVAEIQDKVGIPIEVATFIGSSPIRRYAEDWTGDFLLKTTESAVKFSRSIGLEVMYVTEDTTRCDPETVKRLYKTAIECGARAIVICDTCGHVTPAGVTALIRFVIEEVVKPSGGQIRVDWHGHCDRGLAVANSLAALAAGAECVHACAIGIGERVGNTQMDQMLVNLKLMGVPPWEDQDLTSLKEYCETVSHATGVPIPKNYPVMGDDAFRTATGVHAAAVIKAFRKKDVELANTVYSGVPSHYFGMEQVIEIGPMSGKSNVIFWLERKGFPTDEATVDRIFQKAKQSNRTLLDHEIMECLARDSHPTVASAD comes from the coding sequence TTGGCCCTGAAGCATTCAGACCTGATCTACGACTGGAACAACGTTCCCGGAGCAGCGTTCAAGCCTGCGGGCCGTGTGATGCTTACCGATGAGTCGTTGCGCGATGGGCTGCAATCCCCTTCTGTCAAAGACCCCACGATCGACGAGAAGCTCCGCATTCTCCACTTGATGGAGAAACTCGGAATCAACCACCTCGACATGGGACTTCCAGGCGCAGGAGCCCGAGCCTATGCGGATGTGGAGCGCCTCGCGCGAGAGATTCGAGATGCGAAGCTGAAGATTCGCGGCAACTGTGCGGCACGAACTCATGAGAATGACATTCGTCCTGTGGCAGAGATTCAGGATAAGGTCGGCATTCCCATCGAAGTCGCAACCTTCATCGGATCAAGTCCAATTCGTCGTTACGCTGAAGACTGGACTGGTGACTTTCTCCTCAAGACAACCGAGTCCGCGGTGAAGTTCTCGCGCTCGATTGGCCTGGAGGTAATGTACGTCACCGAAGACACGACGCGCTGCGATCCCGAAACGGTAAAGCGCTTGTACAAGACTGCCATAGAGTGCGGCGCGCGAGCAATCGTCATTTGCGACACTTGCGGACACGTGACTCCTGCCGGTGTCACCGCACTGATCCGCTTCGTAATCGAAGAGGTAGTGAAGCCGAGCGGCGGGCAGATTCGTGTGGACTGGCACGGACACTGCGACCGCGGTCTTGCTGTTGCAAATTCGCTGGCAGCGCTCGCTGCGGGTGCTGAATGCGTGCATGCTTGCGCCATTGGCATCGGCGAGCGCGTCGGCAACACGCAGATGGACCAGATGCTGGTGAACCTGAAACTCATGGGCGTACCGCCCTGGGAAGATCAGGATCTTACATCGCTGAAGGAGTACTGCGAGACGGTTTCCCACGCTACGGGCGTACCGATTCCAAAGAATTACCCGGTCATGGGAGACGATGCTTTTCGCACCGCAACCGGAGTCCACGCGGCAGCGGTAATCAAGGCGTTCCGAAAGAAAGACGTCGAGCTGGCAAACACGGTGTATTCAGGGGTGCCCTCACATTACTTTGGAATGGAGCAGGTCATTGAGATTGGCCCGATGTCGGGCAAGTCCAACGTAATCTTCTGGCTCGAGCGCAAGGGATTCCCTACCGACGAGGCGACCGTAGACCGCATATTCCAGAAAGCCAAGCAGTCCAATCGAACATTGCTTGATCACGAGATTATGGAGTGCCTTGCCCGCGACAGTCATCCGACTGTTGCCAGCGCCGACTAA